A stretch of Coccidioides posadasii str. Silveira chromosome 2, complete sequence DNA encodes these proteins:
- the APL2 gene encoding beta-adaptin (EggNog:ENOG410PFBW~COG:U~BUSCO:2368at33183) has translation MAVNRIRGAFTAPRKGETFELRAGLVSQYAHERKEAIQKTIMAMTLGKDVSSLFPDVLKNIATADLDQKKLVYLYLMNYAKSHPDLCILAVNTFVQDSEDPNPLIRALAIRTMGCIRVDKMVDYMEEPLRKTLRDESPYVRKTAAICVTKLFDLNPTLCLENGFLEALQEMIGDPNPMVVANSVTALAEINETAPETKALQITPNTLRKMLMALNECTEWGRVSVLTCLSNYRTADQKESESICERVVPQFQHINASVVLAAVKVVFLHMKYINPETAKSYLKKMAPPLVTLVSAAPEVQYVALRNIDLLLQAQPNILDKELRVFFCKYNDPPYVKFQKLEIMVRIANERNVDQLLAELKEYALEVDMDFVRRAVKAIGQTAIKIETATEKCVTTLLDLINTKVNYVVQEAIVVIKDIFRKYPGYEGIIPTLCQCIDDLDEPNARGSLIWIVGEYAEKISNAGDILAGFVEGFNEEFTQTQLQILTAVVKLFLKRPEKAQGLVQKVLQAATAESDNPDIRDRAYAYWRLLSNTTDTNAAKNVVLSEKPPIVTTIQSLPPTLLDQLLHELSTLASVYHKPPEQFVGQGRFAADAVQKAAIEEQLQNARENPLAAAAAAAATGTSTAPIQNNVENLLDIDFDGTAPASAHKEPPSGMSGLEGLAGTPMRVQSPAAGASQPSSNLEDLMGVFGSGPAANDGRFGGNTSSSGGADLMNGFAGLDLSRSSTTPAATSTAATQKQNNTDTIDLI, from the exons ATGGCAGTTAATCGGATAAGAGGCGCATTTACAGCGCCTCGAAAAGGAGAGACATTCGAGCTGAGGGCCGGTCTAGT GTCTCAATATGCACACGAGAG GAAGGAGGCGATACAAAAGACCATTATGGCTATGACCCTGGGCAAGGATGTATCGTCCCTCTTTCCAGACGTCCTTAAGAACATAGCTACCGCCGATCTGGATCAGAAGAAGCTTGTATATTTATACCTAAT GAATTATGCCAAGTCCCATCCCGATCTCTGCATCCTCGCCGTCAATACCTTTGTTCAAGACTCCGAAGATCCCAATCCCCTGATACGGGCGCTGGCCATACGCACAATGGGCTGTATCCGAGTAGACAAAATGGTGGACTACATGGAGGAACCACTGCGGAAAACACTACGAGATGAATCTCCCTACGTGCGCAAAACCGCTGCTATCTGCGTTACGAAGCTTTTCGACCTCAACCCCACGCTTTGCTTGGAGAATGGATTTTTGGAAGCCCTACAAGAAATGATCGGGGATCCGAATCCAATGGTAGTGGCAAATTCGGTTACTGCGCTTGCGGAGATCAATGAGACTGCGCCAGAAACCAAGGCGCTCCAAATAACTCCGAATACGCTCCGAAAGATGCTAATGGCATTGAACGAATGTACAGAATGGGGTCGAGTGTCGGTTCTTACATGCCTGTCGAATTATAGAACGGCGGACCAGAAGGAGTCGGAAAGCATTTGCGAACGAGTTGTTCCCCAATTCCAGCATATAAATGCTAGCGTTGTTCTTGCTGCAGTGAAAGTGGTATTCTTGCACATGAAGTACATCAATCCAGAAACAGCGAAATCTTACCTTAAAAAGATGGCGCCACCATTAG TAACGCTCGTGTCTGCTGCTCCCGAAGTGCAGTATGTCGCTTTGAGAAACATTGACCTCCTCCTTCAAGCTCAGCCAAATATCTTGGATAAAGAACTCCGGGTTTTCTTCTGCAAATACAACGATCCGCCTTACGTGAAGTTTCAAAAGCTGGAGATAATGGTCCGGATTGCCAATGAACGGAACGTAGATCAGCTACTCGCAGAGTTGAAAGAGTATGCACTAGAAGTCGATATGGATTTCGTACGTCGGGCCGTCAAGGCAATCGGACAGACCGCTATAAAGATTGAAACAGCGACCGAGAAATGTGTTACCACGCTACTAGATCTCATCAATACTAAGGTGAACTACGTCGTCCAAGAAGCTATCGTCGTGATCAAAGACATCTTTCGAAAATACCCAGGCTACGAAGGCATCATCCCTACTTTATGTCAATGTATTGATGACCTCGACGAACCAAATGCTAGGGGATCGTTGATATGGATTGTAGGAGAATATGCCGAAAAAATTAGCAACGCTGGTGACATTTTAGCTGGTTTTGTGGAAGGATTTAATGAAGAATTCACCCAG ACTCAGTTGCAAATATTGACGGCGGTTGTTAAGCTATTTCTGAAGCGGCCCGAAAAGGCTCAAGGGTTGGTTCAGAAAGTATTACaagcagcaacagcagaaAGCGACAACCCTGACATCCGCGACCGAGCATATGCTTACTGGCGACTACTGTCAAACACGACAGACACCAATGCCGCCAAAAACGTTGTATTATCTGAAAAACCTCCAATAGTCACCACCATCCAATCCCTTCCGCCTACTCTCCTTGATCAATTGCTTCACGAACTATCGACGCTAGCCTCTGTTTACCACAAACCACCAGAACAATTTGTCGGACAAGGAAGATTTGCGGCTGATGCTGTACAAAAGGCCGCCATCGA GGAACAACTGCAAAATGCTCGCGAAAATCCCCTCGctgcggcggcggcggcagcaGCTACCGGCACTTCCACAGCTCCAATCCAAAATAACGTTGAGAATCTACTGGACATCGATTTTGATGGCACAGCACCTGCATCTGCGCACAAGGAGCCTCCTTCCGGCATGTCCGGCCTTGAAGGCCTGGCTGGGACACCAATGAGGGTTCAGTCACCTGCTGCGGGGGCGTCACAACCTAGCTCAAATCTAGAAGATTTGATGGGCGTATTCGGAAGTGGTCCGGCGGCAAATGATGGCAGGTTTGGAGGAAACACAAGCAGCTCTGGCGGAGCGGACTTGATGAATGGCTTTGCTGGTTTGGACCTATCTCGGTCTTCCACTACTCCTGCAGCTACAAGTACAGCCGCGACGCAAAAGCAAAACAATACGGATACCATTGATCTTATTTAA
- a CDS encoding uncharacterized protein (EggNog:ENOG410PR9K~COG:K~BUSCO:14192at33183), whose translation MSDDLESISSFSVPQDNIVENALRETVAEWYRLEKFEDLTMKRIRRAVENALNLPAEFLKRDLGWKPKSEGIIKDEVDRQDQLLDQKNKIPASPSPKRPAGSTTSTRPPLQPNRVKRASAATSEAPRKRRRQSALPSHRERVSALSNTKKPSEKESDIEEGIESGILAKRTKMEKKPRKSSRPIVESASETEIEPGNLRDRDEQSESETCAVLNEPRRPKPQGKVIVRGKAVKSTQSEKAASESEMSEVLDEAPRPQQRKRKSRLTKGKATGSSRGKDANVDKDQAEIKRLQSWLVKCGIRKMWPRELAPFDTPKAKIRHLKEMLSDAGMVGRYSIAQANVIRETKELQEDLEVIQEGAKKWGREESDDEGPNRGRPRRLATQEAKSFDFLNNDDVESG comes from the exons ATGTCGGACGATTTAGAGTCAATTTCGTCCTTCAGTGTGCCTCAGGATAACATCGTCGAAAATGCGCTCCGTGAAACAGTCGCAGAATGGTACAGATTGGAAAAATTCGAGGATCTGACTATGAAGCGCATCCGCAGAGCGGTTGAAAACGCCTTAAACCTACCAGCTGAATTCTTAAAGAGAGACCTGGGTTGGAAGCCAAAGAGCGAAGGGATTATCAAGGACGAAGTG GACCGGCAAGACCAACTGCTTGATCAGAAAAATAAGATCCCGGCTTCTCCCTCACCCAAGAGACCGGCAGGTTCCACTACATCGACGAGACCGCCATTACAGCCCAACCGTGTTAAGAGAGCGTCAGCCGCCACATCGGAAGCACCGAGGAAGAGACGAAGACAAAGCGCACTACCTTCTCACCGAGAACGCGTATCCGCACTATCCAATACTAAAAAGCCCTCGGAAAAGGAAAGTGATATCGAAGAAGGAATAGAGTCGGGCATCCTAGCGAAACGGACAAAAATGGAAAAGAAACCTAGAAAATCCTCTAGACCAATTGTGGAGTCTGCTTCTGAGACCGAAATTGAGCCGGGGAACTTGCGCGATAGAGATGAGCAATCGGAGAGTGAAACGTGTGCTGTGCTGAATGAACCACGGAGGCCTAAGCCGCAGGGAAAGGTAATCGTGAGAGGGAAAGCGGTTAAATCCACGCAGAGCGAAAAAGCTGCCTCGGAGAGTGAAATGTCGGAGGTATTAGATGAGGCCCCAAGGCCTCAACAGCGAAAGCGCAAAAGCCGCCTAACGAAGGGAAAGGCGACTGGATCTAGCCGTGGTAAAGATGCCAATGTCGACAAGGACCAAGCGGAGATCAAACGACTGCAATCCTGGTTGGTTAAGTGTGGGATAAGAAAAATGTGGCCTCGCGAGCTTGCGCCGTTCGATACACCCAAAGCGAAGATACGACATCTAAAGGAGATGCTCAGTGACGCTGGGATGGTCGGACGATACAGCATTGCGCAGGCCAACGTTAtcagagaaacaaaagagcttcaagaagacctggaagtcatccaagaagGCGCGAAGAAATGGGGGAGAGAGGAATCTGACGATGAGGGGCCGAACCGCGGACGTCCCAGACGGCTAGCGACGCAGGAGGCTAAAAGTTTTGATTTCCTTAATAACGACGACGTAGAATCTGGCTGA
- a CDS encoding uncharacterized protein (BUSCO:168489at4751~EggNog:ENOG410PIZ4~COG:U~BUSCO:2189at33183), translated as MFMLRNVSKFIFGDAAKESIIEIPQGQLYIVRPLSPKGFSELIFKDAAASIRRTGQEFQYQLVIQRAYEEGEEELVDDENEGGDVEGLSGDKDEKTFLLDQSLHFRSEVREGGEKVLAWRDLSGDVGDLYEFVCDISTSSEKVATFVLAAVQCQYERKHRRSAQKATERELQEFSFEEESPIPNASPIASPVSPTSKESAAAMSKEVVVGKHLPVAKSDGQTQAPPAAVHPDALEVLAKETAELHLFDFNSGTFILQDHFVTATVSEVGNWQYWLQITGTDREWLGQPVVADINPVFNFEYLSFIFNHYTADGSAYSWLLRFKNQAVEERFQEGLMQALWEYLHEMKWSKTKVDERDYVLEAFNDLTMEDIPEELEEEEEEEEEADEIDDSQRSEHYDSDEEADGVVIKEDDGNVNSQLAVGYKHDRSFVVRGSKIGVFKHTPNNNLEFSTNISKVETSKGRLFSPKKVMLHAEDSNMILQNESEPNTLYRMDLEYGKVVDEWKVHDDIPVTNFAPENKFSQMTSHQPFLGISRNALYRVDPRLSGNKLVEADLKQYVSKNDFSVAATTEKGYIAVASNKGDVRLFDRLGINAKTHIPALGEPIIGLDVSADGRWVLATCRTYLLLIDALQKEGKNEGRLGFEKPFGKDSKPQPRRLGLQPSHVAQFQHETGAPLSFTPARFNTGLDSSETSIITATGPFIITWNLKKVLAGRKDPYTIKRYAEEVKADNFKFGSDKNVIVALPNEVNMVAKQSFRKPTRESIAGPVTPARFGRRSSARLRKDEIVNSPF; from the exons ATGTTTATGCTCCGAAACG TAAGCAAATTTATATTCGGCGACGCTGCCAAGGAGTCCATTATCGAAATTCCCCAAGGCCAACTCTACATCGTTCGACCGCTGTCGCCAAAGGGGTTTTCCGAGCTCATTTTCAAAGACGCTGCCGCCAGTATCAGACGGACAGGGCAAGAATTCCAGTACCAATTGGTCATACAACGTGCGTACGAGGAGGGTGAAGAGGAGCTCGTGGATGACGAGAACGAGGGAGGCGACGTTGAAGGACTTAGTGGCGACAAGGATGAAAAGACATTCTTGTTAGATCAAAGTCTTCATTTTCGATCTGAGGTACGCGAAGGAGGAGAGAAAGTACTGGCTTGGCGAGATCTAAGTGGAGACGTCGGCGATCTCTACGAATTTGTGTGTGACATCTCGACCTCATCTGAAAAAGTTGCGACATTTGTCCTCGCGGCAGTCCAGTGTCAGTACGAGCGAAAACACAGACGGAGCGCCCAGAAGGCTACGGAAAGGGAGCTTCAGGAATTTTCGTTTGAAGAAGAAAGTCCCATACCAAACGCGAGCCCTATTGCAAGTCCTGTCAGCCCAACGTCCAAGGAATCAGCCGCTGCAATGTCCAAGGAGGTTGTAGTAGGTAAACATCTCCCTGTAGCAAAGTCTGATGGACAAACTCAAGCTCCTCCTGCCGCGGTGCATCCCGATGCGCTTGAGGTCCTCGCAAAAGAGACTGCAGAGCTGCACCTTTTCGATTTCAACTCCGGAACGTTCATTCTTCAGGACCACTTTGTAACGGCAACAGTGTCTGAAGTTGGAAACTGGCAGTACTGGTTACAAATAACCGGCACCGATAGGGAATGGTTAGGACAACCTGTGGTGGCGGATATTAATCCAGTATTCAATTTTGAATACCTCTCGTTCATCTTCAATCATTATACAGCAGATGGATCAGCCTACTCTTGGCTCTTGAGATTTAAAAACCAGGCTGTGGAGGAACGGTTCCAAGAGGGCTTGATGCAAGCGCTATGGGAATACTTGCATGAAATGAAGTGGTCTAAAACTAAGGTCGATGAGCGTGACTACGTCTTGGAAGCTTTCAATGATCTCACCATGGAAGACATCCCCGAGGAActcgaggaggaagaggaagaagaggaagaagcagATGAGATCGATGACTCGCAGCGAAGCGAGCACTACGATTCGGACGAAGAAGCGGACGGCGTTGTGATTAAGGAAGACGATGGGAACGTCAACTCCCAACTTGCCGTCGGCTACAAGCATGACAGATCGTTTGTCGTTCGCGGCTCAAAGATCGGTGTCTTTAAGCATACGCCAAATAATAACCTAGAATTTTCGACAAATATATCGAAGGTTGAAACCTCAAAGGGCAGACTCTTCAGTCCCAAGAAGGTTATGCTTCATGCAGAGGATTCAAATATGATTCTTCAGAATGAATCAGAACCCAATACGCTATACCGCATGGATCTTGAATATGGAAAAGTTGTGGATGAATGGAAGGTCCACGACGATATCCCTGTGACCAATTTTGCTCCAGAGAAT AAATTTTCCCAAATGACTTCTCATCAACCTTTCTTGGGTATTTCACGCAATGCACTCTATCGGGTCGATCCTCGTTTATCGGGCAATAAGCTTGTCGAAGCAGATTTAAAACAATATGTCAGCAAAAACGACTTTTCGGTCGCTGCTACAACAGAAAAGGGATATATAGCTGTTGCGTCAAACAAAGGAGATGTTCGCCTGTTTGATCGGCTAGGAATAAACGCAAAGACTCATATTCCTGCACTTGGCGAACCTATCATTGGTCTGGATGTCTCCGCAGATGGTCGCTGGGTCTTAGCAACATGCCGTACCTACCTTCTTCTTATCGATGCGCTCCAAAAAGAGGGGAAAAACGAAGGAAGGCTCGGTTTCGAAAAGCCATTTGGAAAGGATTCCAAACCACAGCCGCGTCGTCTAGGTCTTCAGCCATCCCATGTGGCCCAATTCCAACATGAGACTGGGGCTCCATTGTCATTCACTCCGGCCCGTTTCAACACCGGCCTCGACTCCAGTGAAACCTCTATTATTACGGCCACGGGACCTTTCATCATCACCTGGAATCTGAAGAAGGTCCTGGCCGGTAGAAAGGACCCTTACACAATCAAGCGATATGCGGAGGAAGTTAAGGCTGATAACTTCAAGTTCGGAAGTGACAAGAACGTCATTGTTGCGCTCCCGAATGAGGTCAATATGGTTGCGAAACAAAGTTTCCGAAAACCAACGAGAGAAAGTATTGCGGGCCCGGTTACCCCGGCCAGATTTGGTAGAAGGAGCAGCGCGCGGCTGAGAAAAGATGAGATCGTGAATAGCCCATTTTAA
- a CDS encoding uncharacterized protein (EggNog:ENOG410PP4X~COG:O~BUSCO:14677at33183), translating into MAEILTEQIDALKEQKLPNRGDKGIKQNLPKGVVLDKDGKPCRTCTSLADWRALTRMKSSSTAAGAAAAAATASSSSSTTATLPSTRSVLTFTPSDPIPSDCPADVETLGRSTWTLLHTMAATYPTSATPQQQDDMRSFLSLFSKLYPCWVCADDFRTWMNDPSGKNKPKVKGRDEFGNWMCEAHNEVNRKLGKKEFDCSKWQERWRTGWKDGRCD; encoded by the exons ATGGCAGAAATCTTGACCGAGCAGATCGACGCCCTCAAGGAGCAAAAGCTCCCCAATCGGGGTGATAAAGGAATCAAGCAGAATTTGCCAAAGGGTGTAGTGTTAGATAAAGATGGAAAACC CTGTCGCACATGTACATCTCTTGCTGACTGGCGCGCTCTCACAAGGATGAAATCCTCCTCTACCGCAGCCGGAGCCGCTGCCGCTGCTGCCACCGcatcctcttcatcgtcCACCACAGCCACACTGCCGTCCACGAGATCCGTTCTAACCTTCACTCCCTCCGATCCCATCCCCTCAGACTGCCCTGCTGACGTCGAGACCCTTGGCCGAAGCACTTGGACCCTCCTGCACACAATGGCAGCGACCTACCCCACATCTGCAACCCCGCAGCAACAAGATGACATGCGCTCGTTCCTCTCGCTCTTCTCAAAGCTGTACCCGTGCTGGGTGTGCGCAGACGATTTCCGGACGTGGATGAACGATCCCTCTGGAAAGAATAAGCCAAAAGTGAAGGGAAGAGATGAATTCGGAAATTGGATGTGCGAGGCACATAACGAAGTTAATCGAAAGCTGGGAAAGAAGGAATTTGATTGTTCAAAGTGGCAGGAGAGGTGGAGGACGGGCTGGAAGGATGGAAGATGTGACTAG
- the TRM10 gene encoding tRNA (guanine(9)-N(1))-methyltransferase (EggNog:ENOG410PKY7~COG:J), with translation MVASTTVAHAMAEEERPRKLQKVVHEPGSGAKDDKIAIPISAPTTDTAMSNDSSITEKEPPTTSGDDSRAASEAGPLARTETGDEVAPALSKNQLKKLKKLERWEAGREWRKEKRKEKMKARKERERAAKAQAAAEEPSEAPEGEEQGDGSPAGRITLRQLRKRDNGRSVVLPITLLLDCDFDDLMLDKERKSLASQITRSYSDNSRSKYRAHLVVSSFNKMLKERFDTVLAKQYERWKGVTLTEDDFVLAAESAQARMKQPRGGRLAGMFSRKAEIGKSKLEEEGEIVYLTSDSPDTLTELKPYSTYIIGGLVDKNRHKGICYKRATEKGFKTAKLPIGDYMEMSSRSVLATNHVVEIMIRWLELGDWGQAFDRVIPKRKGGTLKTSSTSEEKNEVEKDMQVQEQQDNVKEGNKGETSPLVTEGAGNSIPV, from the coding sequence ATGGTTGCATCAACTACTGTTGCGCATGCCATGGCAGAAGAGGAACGGCCGCGCAAATTACAGAAGGTGGTGCATGAGCCCGGCTCGGGGGCAAAAGACGACAAAATCGCAATACCTATTTCGGCCCCTACAACGGATACAGCGATGTCAAACGATAGTTCAATCACTGAAAAAGAACCACCTACAACTAGTGGAGATGATAGTAGAGCAGCGTCGGAAGCGGGCCCTCTAGCCCGCACTGAAACTGGAGACGAGGTCGCCCCCGCCCTATCGAAAAACCAGCTCAAGAAACTTAAGAAACTGGAACGGTGGGAAGCAGGGCGGGAATGGCGCAAGGAGAAGCGGAAGGAGAAAATGAAGGCGAGAAAAGAGCGTGAACGAGCTGCAAAAGCACAGGCCGCAGCAGAAGAACCCTCTGAAGCCCCTGAAGGAGAGGAACAAGGTGACGGCTCGCCAGCCGGAAGAATTACGCTTCGGCAGCTGAGAAAAAGGGATAATGGCCGCTCTGTTGTTCTCCCCATTACGCTTCTCCTGGATTGCGACTTTGACGATCTCATGCTGGATAAGGAGCGAAAATCCCTGGCGTCACAAATCACTCGTTCATATTCTGACAACTCTCGATCCAAGTATAGGGCGCACTTGGTGGTATCTTCTTTTAATAAAATGTTAAAAGAGCGGTTCGACACAGTGTTGGCGAAACAATATGAGCGCTGGAAGGGCGTGACCTTAACGGAGGATGACTTTGTCCTAGCAGCGGAGTCTGCGCAAGCTCGAATGAAACAGCCCAGGGGTGGAAGACTGGCCGGCATGTTTTCCCGCAAAGCAGAGATTGGGAAGTCCAAGTTAGAAGAGGAAGGAGAAATTGTCTATCTCACGAGCGACAGTCCTGACACGTTAACGGAGCTGAAGCCGTACAGCACGTATATTATTGGGGGACTAGTCGATAAGAATCGCCACAAAGGAATCTGCTATAAGAGAGCTACAGAGAAAGGGTTTAAAACTGCTAAGTTACCCATCGGGGACTACATGGAGATGTCCAGTCGATCTGTTCTAGCAACAAACCATGTTGTTGAAATAATGATCAGGTGGCTAGAATTGGGCGACTGGGGTCAGGCATTTGATCGGGTCATACCGAAGAGAAAAGGCGGCACGTTGAAGACCAGTAGCACCAGTGAAGAAAAGAATGAAGTGGAGAAAGATATGCAGGTgcaagagcagcaggataATGTGAAGGAAGGGAACAAGGGGGAAACGTCTCCTTTGGTCACCGAGGGCGCCGGCAATTCGATACCCGTCTGA
- the OXR1 gene encoding oxidation resistance protein 1 (EggNog:ENOG410PJD6~COG:L~BUSCO:11860at33183) codes for MSSSEEGQTAHHEPPSDDLQASAPPPQSPRHQEQQQQQQPSLSTTSYFTFPVTHVVSSLYRRLTDPAPEPPPKPPTRTATEPMNSSAPSAVFTPRRTASPFQPPPLTPLTLNASPAPSTQLLTHALAEEIRLLVPPRLQLVDTWTLAYSLDRDGSSLSTLFEKSSQCAARSQRAGYVLVVKNVSSGNNSAGVSDSGGGGGGEALFGAYLTDPPHPASHYYGTGECFLWRASTLASTPLLQVGLNGYGNAPGGQEQLDLTSLPPPPSADTTDVRGRSTTFKGENLRSGTSTPDRIRFKAFPYSGVNDYMILCETRFLSVGGGDGHYGLWLDDSFEKGVSSPCLTFGNEPLCDEGTKFDVLNVELWYIGN; via the exons ATGTCATCAAGCGAAGAAGGCCAGACCGCTCATCACGAACCGCCCTCTGACGACCTCCAGGCGTCCGCCCCACCCCCACAATCACCACGCCACCAagaacaacagcagcagcagcagccatCCCTCTCGACGACGTCCTATTTCACCTTCCCCGTCACACATGTCGTCTCCAGCCTCTACCGCCGTTTAACTGACCCTGCTCCCGAGCCCCCTCCCAAACCGCCCACCCGTACCGCCACAGAGCCCATGAATTCCAGCGCACCGAGCGCCGTATTTACACCCCGGCGCACGGCGTCCCCGTTCCAACCACCGCCTCTCACACCACTCACACTCAATGCCTCGCCAGCGCCGTCGACTCAGCTATTGACGCATGCGTTGGCGGAGGAGATTCGATTACTTGTTCCGCCTAGATTGCAGTTAGTCGATACGTGGACGCTAGCATATAGTTTGGATCGGGATGGGTCGAGTTTGTCCACGCTGTTTGAAAAGAGCAGTCAGTGCGCGGCGAGAAGTCAGAGGGCGGGATATGTACTTGTTGTGAAGAACGTTTCTTCGGGGAATAATTCCGCTGGGGTAAGTGACAGCGGGGGTGGAGGAGGCGGAGAAGCATTGTTTGGAGCATACCTCACAGATCCTCCACACCCAGCATCACATTATTATGGGACGGGGGAGTGCTTTCTGTGGAGAGCTAGCACGCTTGCTTCTACGCCATTGCTGCAGGTTGGGCTGAATGGCTATGGGAATGCGCCTGGAGGACAAGAGCAACTTGATTTGACAAGTTTACCTCCCCCGCCAAGTGCGGATACGACGGATGTGCGGGGCAGAAGTACGACATTTAAAG GGGAAAATCTAAGAAGTGGAACTAGCACGCCCGATCGAATACGTTTTAAAGCATTCCCGTATAGCGGAGTGAACGATTATATGATACTCTGCGAGACCAGGTTCCTAAGCGTTGGTGGAGG TGATGGCCATTATGGCCTCTGGCTTGACGACTCGTTCGAAAAAGGAGTTAGCAGTCCCTGTCTAACATTCGGGAATGAACCATTATGCGACGAAGGAACGaaatttgatgttttgaatgtGGAGTTATGGTACATTGGGAATTAA